The Rhodospirillales bacterium genome has a window encoding:
- a CDS encoding GlxA family transcriptional regulator — MAPGTFTFYLVPNFSMMAFTAAVEPLRSANRMSGSRLYDWQVVSRDGQPVVASNGLAVVAQHSIESVTSCDTLLICAGIDAHRYEDRPTMAWLRRIARQGGVVGALCTGTHLLARAGLLGGYRCTIHWEDIEGFVEEHPDLEVTDDIFEIDRNRVTCSGGTAALDLMLHMITLQHGAELAGKVSEQFIHERIRESHDHQRMALQSRVGVSDPKLLAAIGEMESNLEEPLPLPDIADSVGLSTRQLERLFKKHLGRTPSRYYRELRLHHARLMLMQGSASILSIALAAGFVSASHFSRRYREYFGRTPREERRGAS; from the coding sequence ATGGCTCCTGGCACCTTCACGTTCTACCTGGTACCCAATTTCTCGATGATGGCCTTCACCGCCGCTGTCGAGCCCTTGCGTTCGGCTAATCGCATGAGCGGGTCGCGGCTCTACGACTGGCAGGTGGTCTCGCGTGACGGCCAGCCGGTCGTTGCGAGCAACGGGCTCGCGGTGGTTGCCCAGCACAGCATCGAATCCGTGACCAGCTGCGACACGCTGCTGATCTGCGCCGGCATCGACGCCCACCGCTACGAGGACCGGCCGACCATGGCCTGGCTACGCAGGATTGCGCGTCAGGGTGGTGTCGTCGGCGCACTCTGCACGGGAACGCACCTTTTGGCGCGGGCGGGCCTGCTCGGGGGATACCGCTGCACCATCCACTGGGAAGACATCGAAGGTTTCGTTGAGGAGCATCCGGATCTTGAGGTCACCGACGACATCTTCGAGATCGACCGCAATCGCGTCACCTGTTCGGGTGGTACCGCCGCACTCGATCTCATGCTGCACATGATCACCCTGCAGCACGGTGCCGAGCTCGCCGGCAAGGTCTCCGAACAGTTCATCCACGAGCGCATCCGCGAATCCCATGATCACCAGCGCATGGCCCTGCAGTCACGCGTCGGCGTGAGCGATCCCAAACTGCTGGCGGCGATCGGTGAGATGGAATCGAACCTTGAAGAACCGTTGCCGCTGCCCGACATCGCCGACTCCGTTGGATTGTCGACTCGCCAGCTCGAGCGCCTTTTCAAGAAGCACCTGGGCCGCACGCCGTCGCGCTACTACCGCGAACTGCGCCTGCACCATGCCCGCCTGATGCTGATGCAGGGGTCGGCATCGATCCTGTCGATCGCTCTGGCCGCGGGGTTCGTCTCGGCCTCCCACTTCAGCCGCCGCTACCGCGAATACTTCGGCCGCACCCCCCGCGAGGAGCGGCGCGGGGCGTCATGA
- a CDS encoding ADP-ribosylglycohydrolase family protein, which translates to MIGGAVGDAFGFEIEFDRLSEIRNRFGPCGITEPVFHRGHLIVSDDTQMTLFTLEGLLRCPPNRNVPDSVLHSVNEAYLDWYQTQQPNTSRPFAGALARDEILHVRRAPGITCLSALRNGGMGSPASPRNDSKGCGGVMRVAPVAFWSDIDQDNLFDLASRTAALTHGHPCGYLSAGAMATMIAGLIRGMTYDDVSERMLTLLEQEEDGLETVQAIRAARSAASSPRRADDKAIQALGEGWVGEEALAIALYAVLVAKDFKEALRVSANHDGDSDSTASIAGQLWGAAYGFEGMPADWAKRLDVRHLIDELLKQWSEQGTGS; encoded by the coding sequence TTGATCGGTGGCGCGGTCGGTGACGCTTTCGGCTTCGAAATCGAGTTCGATCGATTGTCGGAAATCCGAAACCGATTTGGTCCCTGCGGAATCACCGAGCCTGTCTTCCATCGCGGCCACCTCATTGTCTCCGACGATACGCAGATGACCTTGTTTACGCTTGAAGGTCTCTTGCGTTGCCCTCCCAACCGGAACGTCCCGGACTCCGTCCTCCATTCGGTCAACGAGGCTTATCTCGACTGGTATCAAACACAGCAACCGAACACGTCCCGACCGTTCGCTGGAGCCCTCGCGAGGGATGAGATTCTTCATGTTCGGCGCGCGCCGGGCATCACATGCCTCTCAGCGCTCCGAAACGGCGGTATGGGATCGCCCGCCTCACCGCGGAACGACAGCAAGGGATGCGGCGGTGTCATGCGTGTCGCACCGGTAGCGTTCTGGTCGGACATCGATCAGGACAACCTCTTCGATCTCGCGTCTCGGACAGCCGCACTCACTCATGGCCATCCGTGCGGATACCTGTCGGCAGGAGCGATGGCGACGATGATTGCCGGACTCATTCGCGGCATGACCTACGACGACGTGTCTGAGCGCATGTTGACCCTTCTTGAGCAAGAAGAAGACGGTCTTGAGACAGTACAAGCAATCCGCGCTGCCCGAAGTGCTGCGTCTTCACCACGGCGCGCCGACGACAAAGCAATCCAGGCGCTCGGCGAGGGGTGGGTTGGTGAAGAGGCGCTCGCCATCGCACTCTATGCCGTCCTTGTGGCGAAGGATTTCAAGGAGGCGTTGCGCGTTTCTGCGAACCACGATGGCGACAGCGACAGCACGGCGAGCATCGCCGGTCAGCTTTGGGGAGCGGCCTACGGCTTCGAAGGTATGCCGGCCGATTGGGCCAAGCGTCTCGATGTTCGCCACCTCATCGACGAACTTCTTAAGCAGTGGTCCGAGCAGGGGACCGGATCCTGA
- a CDS encoding phytanoyl-CoA dioxygenase family protein, producing MRRRNRHPPPSHPGQAAQRLHTDNSWPTPLRSLGNLCVNATIALTDDMAENGATLIIPGSHIWNKGEDGRARGHRSDGDAGGHGRDLHRRDHLHRRHKHRDLYPPWPLDLRLRGAGCGRSRTTISTCRPMW from the coding sequence GTGAGGCGGCGGAATAGGCACCCACCGCCGTCTCATCCCGGACAAGCGGCCCAGCGCCTTCACACCGATAACTCCTGGCCCACACCGCTCCGGAGCCTCGGCAATCTCTGCGTGAACGCGACGATCGCGCTGACCGACGACATGGCCGAAAACGGCGCCACGCTGATCATTCCGGGCAGCCATATCTGGAACAAGGGCGAAGATGGCCGAGCCCGGGGACATCGTTCCGACGGAGATGCCGGCGGGCACGGGCGCGATCTTCACCGGCGAGACCATTTACATCGGCGGCACAAGCACCGCGACCTATATCCTCCGTGGCCTCTCGATCTCCGACTGCGAGGGGCTGGCTGCGGCCGGTCGAGAACCACGATCTCAACCTGCCGGCCGATGTGGTGA
- a CDS encoding DUF4445 domain-containing protein has product MPDDPLVVFTPSGRRGRFRRGTQLLQAARELGVDLDSVCGGRGICTRCQVRIGEGDFAKHGIASSQDNLTPLTDAEERQRKSGLLKENRRLSCQVRIGGDLVVDVPEESQVHRQIVRKRADARTVEVDPVVRPMYVEIPEPDMHDPASHLRRLEKALKETWDVTVAGVDAHVLRKLHKTLEDGEYKATVMVRRGKRLVDIRPGFHDKVHGIATDVGSTTIAMHLCDLLTGEVLASAGQMNPQIRFGEDLMSRVSYAMMNEGGAEAMTEVVRKALNDLAQETAREAGVDLNDIMEVSIVGNPVMHHLVLGLDPTPLGFAPFALTTDDATIMLASDIDLHLNTGSRIYVLPCIAGHVGADAAGVVLCEMPYKNDEMTLIVDVGTNAEIILGNRDRLLAASSPTGPAFEGAQISSGQRAAPGAIERVAIDPETLEPRFKVIGDERWSNEEGFDIEPTGICGSGIIEALAEMYLTGLLTTDGVIDGAMAAKTPRVIQQERTFAYVLHDGSPQITVTQNDIRQIQLAKGALHAGARLLMDHMEIDAVDKVTLAGAFGSHIDPRYAMILGMIPDCDLGNVCSAGNAAGTGARIALLNGSLRKELENQVRRIEKIETAVEPKFQEHFVESMAIPHKTASYPNLTQEVTLPEPKFAQTDDDAGGGRRRRRREGRRGSEAAE; this is encoded by the coding sequence GTGCCTGACGATCCTCTTGTCGTCTTTACCCCGTCGGGCAGGCGAGGCCGGTTCCGACGCGGCACGCAGCTTCTGCAGGCAGCGCGCGAGTTGGGCGTGGATCTCGACTCCGTCTGCGGCGGACGCGGCATCTGCACGCGTTGCCAGGTGCGCATCGGCGAAGGCGACTTCGCCAAACACGGCATCGCATCATCGCAGGACAATCTGACGCCGCTGACCGACGCCGAGGAGCGCCAGCGCAAGAGCGGGCTGCTCAAGGAAAATCGCCGGCTCTCGTGCCAGGTCCGCATCGGTGGCGACCTTGTGGTCGACGTACCGGAAGAAAGCCAGGTCCATCGCCAGATCGTGCGCAAGCGCGCCGACGCCCGCACAGTCGAGGTCGATCCCGTCGTCCGACCCATGTATGTCGAGATCCCCGAACCCGACATGCATGACCCGGCGTCCCACCTTCGCCGCTTGGAAAAAGCGCTGAAGGAGACCTGGGACGTAACGGTCGCGGGCGTCGATGCACATGTCCTGCGCAAGCTTCACAAGACGCTGGAAGACGGCGAGTACAAGGCGACGGTGATGGTGCGTCGGGGCAAGCGGCTGGTCGATATCCGACCGGGCTTCCACGACAAGGTCCATGGCATTGCGACCGATGTCGGCTCGACCACGATTGCCATGCACCTCTGCGACCTGCTAACCGGCGAAGTGCTCGCCTCGGCGGGCCAGATGAACCCGCAGATCCGTTTCGGCGAAGATCTCATGAGCCGTGTCAGCTATGCGATGATGAACGAGGGCGGTGCCGAGGCCATGACCGAGGTCGTGCGCAAGGCGCTCAACGACCTCGCGCAGGAGACCGCCAGGGAAGCCGGCGTCGACCTCAACGACATCATGGAGGTCTCGATCGTCGGCAACCCGGTGATGCACCACCTGGTGCTGGGACTCGATCCCACACCGCTCGGATTCGCACCGTTTGCGCTGACGACCGATGACGCGACGATCATGCTGGCGTCCGACATCGATCTCCATCTCAACACCGGCTCGCGCATCTACGTGCTGCCCTGTATCGCGGGCCACGTCGGTGCCGATGCCGCCGGCGTCGTGCTGTGCGAGATGCCCTACAAGAACGACGAGATGACGCTGATCGTCGATGTCGGCACCAACGCCGAGATCATCCTGGGCAACAGGGACCGGCTGCTTGCCGCCTCCTCGCCCACGGGTCCGGCCTTCGAGGGTGCACAGATCAGCTCGGGTCAGCGCGCCGCGCCCGGTGCCATCGAACGTGTCGCGATCGACCCCGAGACACTGGAACCCCGCTTCAAGGTGATCGGCGATGAGCGCTGGTCGAACGAGGAAGGTTTCGACATCGAGCCCACCGGTATCTGCGGCTCCGGCATCATCGAGGCCCTGGCAGAGATGTACCTCACCGGCCTGCTCACGACCGACGGTGTGATCGACGGTGCCATGGCGGCGAAGACCCCGCGTGTGATCCAGCAGGAGCGCACCTTCGCCTATGTGCTTCACGACGGCTCGCCCCAGATCACCGTGACCCAGAACGACATCCGCCAGATTCAGCTCGCCAAGGGCGCGCTCCATGCCGGTGCGCGTCTTCTGATGGATCACATGGAGATCGACGCGGTCGACAAGGTCACGCTGGCAGGTGCCTTCGGCAGTCATATCGACCCCAGGTACGCCATGATCCTGGGCATGATCCCCGACTGCGATCTCGGCAACGTGTGCTCGGCCGGCAATGCCGCCGGCACCGGCGCACGCATCGCACTCCTGAACGGGTCGCTGCGCAAGGAACTCGAGAACCAGGTCCGCCGCATCGAGAAGATCGAAACAGCGGTCGAGCCGAAGTTCCAGGAGCACTTCGTCGAGAGCATGGCGATCCCCCACAAGACGGCGAGCTATCCCAACCTCACACAGGAGGTGACCTTGCCCGAGCCGAAGTTCGCCCAGACCGATGACGATGCCGGTGGCGGACGCCGCAGGCGCCGCCGCGAGGGCCGCAGGGGGAGTGAGGCGGCGGAATAG
- a CDS encoding dihydropteroate synthase has translation MTETVISSATKTVIIGFDRPFTVIGERINPTGRKKLAAEMAEGDYSRVESDTVAQVQAGAHMLDVNAGVPLADEPQMLCDCIKLVQSLTDVPLSIDSSIVAALEKGLEAYVGKPLVNSVTGEEERLESVLPLVAKYNAAVVAISNDETGISEDPDERYAVARKIVERAQDHGIPPEDVVVDPLVMPIGAIGEAGRTAFKIIRRLREELKVNTTCGASNISFGLPARPALNAAFLTMAASNGMTSAITNPLEAEIMTGLRAADVMNGVDKNCHTWISLNSGSGSGGASIAEARAKRREGRRRRA, from the coding sequence ATGACCGAGACCGTTATCAGCTCGGCGACCAAGACCGTTATCATCGGCTTCGATCGCCCGTTCACCGTGATCGGCGAACGCATCAACCCCACGGGCCGCAAGAAGCTCGCCGCCGAGATGGCCGAAGGCGACTACAGCCGCGTGGAATCCGACACCGTCGCGCAGGTCCAGGCCGGCGCGCATATGCTGGACGTCAACGCTGGCGTGCCCTTGGCCGACGAGCCGCAGATGCTCTGTGACTGCATCAAGCTGGTGCAGTCGCTGACGGACGTGCCGCTCTCGATCGACAGCTCGATCGTCGCCGCGCTTGAGAAGGGCCTGGAAGCCTACGTCGGCAAGCCCCTGGTTAATTCGGTCACAGGCGAGGAAGAGCGCCTCGAGTCGGTTCTGCCTCTGGTCGCAAAGTACAACGCCGCGGTCGTCGCCATCTCGAACGACGAGACCGGCATCTCCGAGGATCCCGACGAGCGCTACGCCGTCGCCAGGAAGATCGTCGAGCGCGCCCAGGATCACGGGATTCCGCCCGAGGATGTCGTCGTCGATCCGCTCGTCATGCCGATCGGCGCCATTGGCGAGGCCGGCCGTACGGCCTTCAAGATCATCCGCCGCCTGCGCGAGGAGCTGAAGGTCAACACGACCTGCGGCGCCTCGAACATCTCTTTCGGTCTTCCCGCGCGCCCGGCACTGAACGCCGCATTCCTCACCATGGCCGCCTCGAATGGCATGACCTCGGCGATCACGAATCCGCTCGAAGCCGAGATCATGACCGGCCTGCGTGCGGCCGACGTCATGAACGGCGTCGACAAGAACTGCCACACCTGGATCTCGCTGAACTCAGGGTCCGGCTCGGGCGGCGCCTCAATCGCCGAAGCGCGCGCCAAGCGTCGCGAGGGACGGAGGCGTCGTGCCTGA
- a CDS encoding methylenetetrahydrofolate reductase yields MTSDDLDNPCQPTGPLNEGPAFPEIIDPGAPLELLPGHTSRGRLERILRAGEFAVTAELSPPDSADPMDVFERASIFDGWVDAINATDGSGANCHMSSVGVCALLTRVGYVPVMQISARDRNRIAIQGDVLGASAMGVANILCLTGDGVQCGDHPEARPVFDLDCMGSLEILRTMRDERTFSSGRKLDKAPELLLGAAANPFAPPYDVRPLRLAKKIAAGAQFVQTQYCYDILLLEEYMKRVRDMGLHEKCFILVGVGPLASARTAKWIRSNVPGVHIPDDVIKRLEGAEKQKAEGKQLCIDLIQQIREIEGVSGIHLMAYRQEESVAEIIEKSDVLKGRAPHAVDPVIPDYMQQRFKAKA; encoded by the coding sequence ATGACATCCGACGACCTCGACAATCCCTGCCAACCGACGGGCCCGCTGAACGAGGGTCCGGCGTTCCCGGAGATAATCGACCCGGGTGCACCGCTGGAGCTCCTCCCCGGCCATACCTCACGCGGCCGACTCGAGCGCATCCTGCGGGCCGGCGAGTTCGCCGTGACCGCCGAGCTGTCGCCGCCCGATTCCGCCGACCCCATGGATGTCTTCGAACGTGCTTCGATCTTCGACGGATGGGTTGATGCTATCAACGCGACCGACGGTTCCGGCGCGAACTGCCACATGTCGAGTGTCGGTGTCTGCGCCCTGCTCACCCGCGTGGGCTACGTGCCGGTGATGCAGATATCGGCGCGCGACCGCAACCGCATCGCCATCCAGGGCGACGTGTTGGGCGCATCTGCCATGGGTGTGGCGAACATCCTGTGTCTGACCGGCGACGGCGTGCAGTGCGGCGACCATCCCGAGGCCAGGCCGGTCTTCGACCTGGACTGCATGGGTTCGCTCGAAATCCTGCGCACAATGCGTGACGAGAGGACCTTCTCCTCGGGACGCAAGCTCGACAAGGCACCCGAGCTCTTGCTCGGCGCAGCCGCCAATCCCTTCGCTCCGCCGTACGACGTGCGGCCGCTGCGGCTGGCCAAGAAGATCGCGGCGGGTGCGCAGTTCGTGCAGACACAGTACTGCTACGACATCCTGCTGCTCGAAGAGTACATGAAGCGTGTTCGCGACATGGGGCTCCACGAGAAGTGCTTCATCCTGGTCGGTGTCGGCCCGCTCGCCTCGGCCCGTACAGCGAAGTGGATTCGCTCCAACGTGCCCGGTGTTCACATCCCCGACGACGTCATCAAGCGTCTCGAAGGCGCGGAGAAGCAGAAGGCCGAGGGCAAGCAGCTCTGCATCGACCTGATCCAGCAGATCAGGGAGATCGAAGGCGTTTCCGGCATCCACCTGATGGCGTATCGTCAGGAGGAGAGCGTTGCCGAGATCATCGAAAAATCCGACGTCCTGAAGGGTCGTGCACCCCACGCCGTCGACCCCGTTATTCCCGACTATATGCAACAGAGGTTCAAAGCGAAGGCATGA
- a CDS encoding methylenetetrahydrofolate reductase C-terminal domain-containing protein, giving the protein MRAMRLWSVRNSRGLMKLYEMFEGTIMVIEPLARKIGYQKLERPVVAVERNIKGLMFDCQMCGQCALSSTGMSCPMNCPKNLRNGPCGGVRSNGHCEVKPEMPCVWVEAWEGSQAMANGKFFDVQEPVDHRMKGSSSWLRIMRQKKDGTYPEPKESARTDIGKIAT; this is encoded by the coding sequence ATGCGCGCGATGCGTCTGTGGTCCGTGCGGAATTCGCGCGGATTGATGAAGCTCTATGAGATGTTCGAAGGCACGATCATGGTGATCGAGCCGCTCGCACGGAAGATCGGCTACCAGAAGCTGGAAAGGCCGGTCGTCGCGGTCGAACGCAACATCAAAGGCTTGATGTTCGATTGCCAGATGTGCGGGCAGTGCGCACTCAGCTCGACCGGCATGTCATGCCCCATGAACTGCCCGAAGAACCTGCGCAACGGTCCCTGCGGCGGCGTTCGCAGCAACGGTCACTGCGAGGTGAAACCCGAGATGCCATGCGTATGGGTCGAGGCATGGGAGGGCAGCCAAGCCATGGCCAACGGCAAGTTCTTCGATGTCCAGGAGCCCGTCGATCATCGTATGAAGGGGAGCTCCTCCTGGCTGCGGATCATGCGCCAGAAGAAGGACGGCACCTATCCCGAGCCGAAGGAGTCGGCGCGCACGGACATCGGGAAGATCGCGACATGA
- a CDS encoding methylenetetrahydrofolate reductase, translating to MKSNGNLEAKLRAGDFVLTAETTPPDGASEASVMDKVGCLKGLVDAVNVTDGAGARAHMSAIATCAMMANNGIEPVLQFTTRDRNRLAIQGDMIGAPALGIHSILCLHGDSITNGDQPDAKPVEDMDSRGLMSMARHMRDTGTFPAPSERKIDPAPGLIIGGAETPRDPDENFNTKGIEAKLEAGADFFQTQFAYDIEVLKRYMAALVDRGITEKAFFIVGVGPIMSARSARWMTENLFGVHVPDHVIARIEGADDEKAEGRKICAELVEQFKEIEGISGAHLMAPRGEKAIAQTLSDYNLRG from the coding sequence ATGAAATCGAACGGCAATCTGGAAGCCAAGCTGCGCGCCGGCGATTTCGTGCTGACGGCCGAGACCACCCCGCCCGACGGCGCGAGCGAAGCCTCGGTCATGGACAAGGTAGGCTGCCTCAAGGGACTGGTCGATGCGGTCAACGTGACTGACGGTGCCGGCGCCCGTGCGCACATGTCGGCCATCGCAACCTGCGCCATGATGGCCAACAACGGCATCGAGCCCGTCCTGCAGTTCACAACGCGCGATCGCAACCGGCTGGCCATCCAGGGCGACATGATCGGCGCGCCCGCACTCGGCATTCACTCAATCCTCTGCCTGCACGGCGACAGCATCACCAACGGCGACCAGCCCGATGCCAAACCTGTGGAAGACATGGACAGCCGCGGACTGATGTCGATGGCGCGCCATATGCGCGATACCGGCACCTTCCCTGCCCCAAGCGAGCGCAAGATCGATCCTGCGCCGGGCCTGATCATCGGCGGCGCGGAGACACCACGCGACCCCGACGAGAACTTCAACACCAAGGGCATCGAAGCCAAGCTCGAAGCCGGTGCCGATTTCTTCCAGACGCAGTTCGCCTACGACATTGAGGTTCTGAAGCGCTACATGGCCGCCCTGGTCGACCGCGGCATCACCGAGAAGGCATTCTTCATCGTCGGCGTAGGTCCGATCATGTCGGCCCGCTCGGCGCGCTGGATGACCGAGAATCTTTTCGGCGTGCATGTTCCCGACCATGTCATCGCGCGCATCGAGGGCGCGGATGACGAGAAGGCGGAGGGCCGCAAGATCTGCGCCGAACTGGTCGAGCAGTTCAAGGAAATCGAGGGTATCAGCGGCGCGCATCTGATGGCGCCACGCGGCGAGAAGGCCATCGCCCAGACGTTGTCGGATTACAACCTGCGCGGCTGA
- a CDS encoding virulence factor, whose product MATLTIVYWRDIPAQVIAKAGRKNAKRVLPERFEKAIDQSAMYAKLGDTDSYLEHWRRGESVACGDDLETEADVLATKLDTEFTDEVLAGYIRAGGLKPEA is encoded by the coding sequence ATGGCAACCCTGACGATTGTTTACTGGCGCGACATCCCTGCGCAAGTCATCGCGAAGGCCGGACGCAAGAACGCCAAGCGTGTTCTGCCCGAGCGCTTCGAGAAGGCGATCGATCAGTCGGCCATGTACGCCAAATTGGGCGATACCGATTCCTATCTCGAGCACTGGCGCCGTGGCGAATCCGTTGCCTGCGGCGATGACCTGGAGACCGAAGCCGACGTGCTGGCCACCAAGCTCGACACCGAGTTCACCGATGAGGTCCTGGCGGGTTACATCCGCGCCGGCGGCCTGAAGCCAGAGGCATAG
- a CDS encoding DUF1638 domain-containing protein: MPTAATRRWPSRPPRPWLPNAARARPRPDHDVADRSLVIACGALAWEIMALIHANGWDAIEVQCLPADWHNRPQLIPEGVREKIRAAREEFDHIYVAYGDCGTGGLLDAVLEEEGVERIRGPHCYQFYAGDEEFTALHEAELGTFYLTDYLAKHFETLILKGMGVDRHPEIESMLFGNYKKLVYLAQTHNADVEAKARAAAERLNLDFEMIFTGYGGLQPLLAEANNAATRVQLWQP, encoded by the coding sequence ATGCCTACTGCCGCGACGCGGCGGTGGCCGTCGAGACCGCCAAGACCATGGTTGCCGAACGCCGCCAGGGCGCGCCCGCGGCCTGATCACGACGTGGCCGACCGCAGCCTTGTCATTGCCTGCGGAGCGCTGGCCTGGGAGATCATGGCGCTCATCCATGCCAACGGATGGGACGCCATCGAAGTCCAATGCCTGCCCGCCGACTGGCACAACAGGCCACAGCTCATTCCTGAGGGGGTGCGCGAGAAGATTCGTGCGGCGCGCGAAGAGTTCGACCATATCTACGTCGCTTATGGAGATTGCGGCACCGGCGGCTTGCTCGACGCGGTTCTGGAGGAGGAAGGTGTCGAGCGCATCCGCGGTCCGCACTGCTACCAGTTCTATGCCGGCGACGAGGAATTCACGGCCCTGCACGAAGCCGAGCTCGGTACGTTTTATCTGACCGACTACCTCGCCAAACACTTCGAGACCCTGATCCTGAAGGGCATGGGTGTTGACCGGCACCCCGAGATCGAATCGATGCTGTTCGGCAATTACAAGAAGCTCGTCTATCTGGCCCAAACTCACAACGCAGACGTAGAAGCCAAGGCCCGAGCCGCCGCCGAGCGCCTGAACCTCGACTTCGAGATGATCTTCACCGGTTACGGCGGACTGCAGCCCCTGCTCGCCGAAGCCAACAACGCCGCCACCCGAGTACAATTATGGCAACCCTGA
- a CDS encoding corrinoid protein has translation MADEEDDLDLSTLDDDELVQQMHEDLYDGLADEIVEGVNILLGRGWEPYKVLTEALVEGMRIVGIDFRDGILFVPEVLLAANSMKAGMNILRPLLAETGAPKLGSMVIGTVKGDIHDIGKNLVGMMLEGAGFDVWDIGINNDADAYMDALEEHKPDFLGMSALLTTTMPYMKVVIDTLKERGLRDEYMVLVGGAPLNEAFADSVGADAYCRDAAVAVETAKTMVAERRQGAPAA, from the coding sequence ATGGCCGACGAAGAGGACGATCTCGATCTCAGCACGTTGGATGATGATGAACTTGTGCAACAGATGCACGAGGACCTCTACGATGGTCTCGCAGATGAGATCGTCGAGGGCGTCAACATTCTGCTGGGGCGCGGATGGGAACCGTACAAGGTTCTGACCGAAGCGCTGGTCGAAGGCATGCGGATCGTCGGTATCGACTTCCGCGACGGCATTCTCTTCGTGCCTGAGGTGCTCCTGGCCGCCAACTCGATGAAGGCCGGCATGAACATCCTGCGCCCGCTGCTCGCCGAGACCGGCGCGCCGAAGCTGGGCTCTATGGTGATCGGCACCGTGAAGGGCGACATTCACGACATCGGCAAGAATCTCGTGGGCATGATGCTCGAGGGTGCCGGTTTCGATGTCTGGGATATCGGCATCAACAACGATGCAGATGCCTACATGGATGCGCTCGAAGAGCACAAGCCGGACTTCCTCGGCATGTCGGCTCTTTTGACCACGACCATGCCCTACATGAAGGTCGTGATCGACACGCTGAAGGAGCGTGGCCTGCGCGATGAGTACATGGTTCTCGTCGGCGGTGCGCCGCTCAACGAGGCCTTCGCCGACAGCGTGGGCGCCGATGCCTACTGCCGCGACGCGGCGGTGGCCGTCGAGACCGCCAAGACCATGGTTGCCGAACGCCGCCAGGGCGCGCCCGCGGCCTGA